Proteins encoded together in one Marinobacter sp. Arc7-DN-1 window:
- the rne gene encoding ribonuclease E encodes MKRMLINATHPEELRVALVDGQRLFDLDIESSSREQKKANVYKGRITRVEPSLEAAFVDFGADRHGFLPLKEISKEYFKKSPGQIEGKINIKDVVSEGQEVIVQVDKEERGNKGAALTTFISLAGRYLVLMPNNPRAGGISRRIEGDERAQLKDAMNNVQIPKSMGIIVRTAGIGRTTEELQWDLDYLVQFWEAISQAAGERKAPFLIHQESNVIIRAVRDYLRQDIGEVLIDSDGVHEDVLNFVRAVMPTFENKIKLYKDEIPLFSRYQIEGQIETAFQREVKLPSGGSIVIDPTEALVSIDINSSRATKGHDIEETALQTNLEAAEEIARQLRLRDMGGLIVIDFIDMTPAKHQREVEQKMREALEIDRARVQVGKISRFGLLEMSRQRLRPSLGETRSEVCPRCEGQGTIRGIESLALSIMRLIYEESSKDKTGEVRAVVPVSVATFLLNEKRKQLADIEARQEVSVVVVPVPHMETPHFEIVRMRDDETTPEHISSHQVAQEYSEREEEIFEAPAAEKPVREQAAVRAVRPSAPAPTPAPKAAEAVDQEEGLFRRLGRKIACFFSGEEEQQTETSEKSRSQREEHRNQGRQDRRKSRVARGDDQRSGGNRSGNERRQGGPQGRGEDNRGRNRNRNDDPNRGNQNRQSPETKDSDTKGDNKSDGKGTDNRRDNRRDSQGRGRNKPQRDPKDSRDQKDNGPQESAAKPAGGEKTASDEKRRKPRRQRNRDGSPAENPASTPADRKAVRSEKHQKDTQPEVSSEGDKPAVKAGQPRDSREKASEKPENKAATPIQKDAPKQDPKQGQADQPAASEASSDSQAPEQPKEAPKAADQPTGKTGDAAESGKSAEPPQKAEDKSAKPSAADQKPSAAGKKRSAADKKPSAPENEPAAESADQAPKVEAEKKAEAEPKQPAKAEKAPETASGQPAGSSEAPAPAEKPQAADEPAPQSTAPKKAAPKEQPEPKPSLAADAQPEKTEKPAAEAAKTDESPETPAANIPVTPGRAYNDPREVRKRQKAAEEAKKAGSN; translated from the coding sequence ATGAAAAGAATGCTTATCAATGCAACTCACCCTGAAGAGTTGCGCGTAGCTCTGGTTGACGGCCAGCGTCTGTTTGATCTCGACATCGAATCCAGCTCCCGCGAGCAGAAGAAAGCCAACGTATATAAGGGTCGCATTACCCGCGTTGAGCCCAGTCTCGAAGCTGCGTTCGTTGATTTCGGTGCCGATCGCCACGGCTTTCTGCCCCTGAAGGAAATCTCCAAGGAGTACTTCAAGAAATCCCCGGGTCAGATTGAGGGCAAGATCAACATCAAGGATGTGGTCTCTGAAGGCCAGGAAGTCATCGTCCAGGTGGACAAGGAAGAACGTGGTAACAAGGGCGCTGCCCTGACGACCTTTATTTCCCTGGCCGGCCGCTATCTGGTACTCATGCCCAACAACCCTCGTGCCGGTGGTATTTCCCGCCGCATTGAGGGCGACGAGCGGGCCCAGCTCAAAGATGCCATGAACAATGTCCAGATACCGAAATCCATGGGCATCATTGTTCGTACCGCTGGCATTGGCCGGACCACCGAAGAACTGCAGTGGGATCTGGATTACCTGGTTCAGTTCTGGGAAGCCATCTCCCAGGCCGCCGGCGAACGCAAGGCGCCGTTCCTGATTCACCAGGAAAGCAACGTTATTATCCGTGCCGTACGTGACTACCTTCGCCAGGATATTGGCGAGGTTCTGATCGATTCCGATGGCGTACATGAGGACGTACTGAATTTTGTCCGCGCGGTAATGCCAACGTTCGAGAACAAGATAAAGCTTTACAAGGACGAAATCCCCCTGTTCAGCCGTTATCAGATCGAAGGCCAGATCGAGACCGCGTTCCAGCGGGAAGTGAAGTTGCCTTCCGGCGGTTCAATTGTTATCGATCCAACCGAAGCACTGGTTTCCATCGACATCAACTCCTCCCGTGCCACCAAGGGCCACGACATCGAGGAAACCGCCCTCCAGACCAACCTGGAAGCGGCCGAGGAAATCGCCCGCCAGCTGCGCCTGCGTGACATGGGCGGCCTGATTGTCATCGATTTCATCGATATGACCCCAGCCAAGCACCAGCGGGAAGTTGAACAGAAGATGCGTGAGGCCCTGGAAATTGACCGGGCCCGGGTTCAGGTTGGCAAGATCTCGCGATTTGGCCTGCTTGAGATGTCCCGTCAGCGTCTGCGCCCCTCCCTCGGGGAAACACGCAGTGAGGTTTGTCCTCGTTGCGAAGGCCAGGGCACCATCCGAGGCATTGAATCCCTCGCCCTGAGCATCATGCGCCTGATCTACGAAGAGTCCTCGAAAGACAAGACCGGCGAAGTGCGGGCTGTCGTTCCCGTGTCCGTTGCCACTTTCCTTTTGAACGAAAAGCGCAAGCAGCTGGCAGATATCGAGGCGCGCCAGGAAGTGAGCGTCGTCGTGGTTCCCGTGCCACATATGGAAACACCGCACTTCGAAATCGTCCGGATGCGCGACGATGAAACAACGCCCGAGCATATCTCCAGCCACCAGGTGGCCCAGGAATACAGCGAGCGTGAAGAGGAAATCTTCGAAGCTCCGGCCGCGGAAAAACCGGTTCGTGAACAGGCAGCCGTACGGGCGGTTCGCCCCAGTGCACCCGCGCCCACTCCGGCACCAAAGGCTGCCGAAGCCGTCGATCAGGAAGAAGGCCTGTTCCGCCGCCTTGGCCGCAAGATTGCCTGCTTCTTCAGCGGAGAAGAAGAACAGCAGACCGAGACCAGCGAAAAGAGCAGAAGCCAGCGTGAGGAACACCGCAATCAGGGCCGCCAGGATCGTCGCAAATCCCGCGTAGCCCGTGGTGACGACCAGCGTTCCGGCGGCAACCGCAGCGGCAACGAACGTCGTCAGGGCGGCCCGCAAGGCCGTGGCGAGGATAACCGCGGTCGCAACCGCAATCGCAACGATGACCCGAACCGCGGAAACCAGAATCGCCAGAGCCCCGAGACCAAGGACAGCGACACCAAAGGCGACAACAAAAGCGACGGCAAGGGCACTGACAACCGCCGGGATAACCGCCGGGACAGCCAGGGCCGTGGGCGCAACAAGCCTCAGCGAGACCCGAAAGATAGTCGGGACCAGAAGGACAACGGCCCACAGGAAAGCGCTGCCAAGCCAGCCGGTGGCGAAAAAACCGCATCTGACGAAAAGCGTCGCAAGCCCCGCCGTCAGCGTAATCGCGATGGCTCTCCGGCGGAAAACCCGGCCTCCACACCAGCGGATCGCAAGGCTGTCCGAAGCGAAAAGCACCAAAAGGATACCCAGCCGGAGGTTAGTTCCGAAGGCGACAAGCCTGCGGTGAAAGCCGGGCAGCCACGGGATAGCCGTGAAAAGGCTTCTGAAAAACCTGAAAACAAGGCAGCCACGCCGATTCAGAAGGACGCGCCGAAGCAAGATCCGAAACAGGGCCAGGCCGACCAGCCTGCTGCTTCAGAAGCGTCTTCTGACAGCCAGGCTCCAGAGCAGCCGAAAGAAGCACCGAAAGCCGCTGACCAGCCGACCGGGAAGACCGGCGACGCTGCTGAGTCCGGCAAAAGCGCGGAGCCCCCTCAAAAGGCAGAAGACAAGAGCGCCAAGCCTTCAGCTGCGGATCAAAAGCCATCAGCGGCTGGGAAAAAGCGCTCCGCGGCCGATAAAAAGCCCTCTGCTCCGGAGAACGAACCCGCAGCCGAAAGCGCTGATCAGGCACCGAAAGTCGAAGCGGAAAAGAAGGCAGAAGCTGAACCAAAGCAACCGGCCAAGGCCGAAAAAGCGCCTGAGACCGCTTCCGGGCAACCGGCCGGCAGCTCTGAAGCGCCGGCCCCTGCCGAAAAGCCGCAAGCGGCTGACGAGCCGGCACCGCAGTCCACCGCTCCGAAAAAGGCGGCGCCGAAAGAGCAGCCCGAACCGAAGCCGTCTCTGGCCGCAGATGCGCAGCCTGAAAAGACTGAGAAGCCTGCGGCTGAGGCCGCGAAAACGGACGAATCTCCCGAAACACCGGCAGCCAATATTCCTGTTACACCAGGACGTGCCTACAATGACCCCCGAGAGGTCCGCAAGCGCCAGAAGGCTGCGGAAGAGGCCAAAAAGGCCGGGAGTAACTAA
- a CDS encoding YecA family protein, with amino-acid sequence MLSNSDIEALEDILFAEPWGDDALDFFGFHGVVCASVVGPAELGAEEIFRLATGIDEAPDGGVPEVFRRCAEQLAGGMAHALDMGQALELPEPEDGDPMNALENWCAGFVDTFLEHEEQWLDAASEEETADLMVPMLTLSGLFDDEDFQKVRNSDKLSRQMADAIPDSLTDLYLLFHAPD; translated from the coding sequence ATGCTATCGAACTCCGACATAGAGGCGCTGGAAGACATTCTCTTTGCCGAACCCTGGGGCGATGACGCCCTGGATTTCTTCGGCTTCCACGGGGTTGTCTGCGCCAGCGTCGTTGGCCCGGCTGAACTGGGGGCGGAAGAAATCTTCCGCCTCGCCACGGGTATCGATGAGGCGCCCGATGGCGGGGTTCCTGAGGTATTCAGGCGCTGTGCCGAGCAGTTGGCCGGAGGCATGGCCCACGCGTTGGATATGGGCCAGGCTCTGGAATTACCGGAACCGGAAGACGGCGACCCCATGAACGCGTTGGAGAATTGGTGTGCCGGGTTCGTGGATACCTTCCTGGAGCACGAAGAACAGTGGCTGGACGCTGCCAGCGAAGAGGAAACCGCCGACCTGATGGTGCCCATGCTTACGCTGTCAGGATTGTTCGATGACGAGGATTTTCAAAAGGTTCGCAACAGCGACAAACTGTCCCGGCAAATGGCCGATGCCATTCCCGATTCACTGACCGATCTGTATCTCCTGTTTCACGCGCCGGATTAA
- a CDS encoding PHP domain-containing protein: MTIPQDPVLCIDLHCHSTASDGALSPSALLERAAERGVSHLALTDHDTIGGFAEAWDAAGKHGVTLIPGVELSCLWKSRTIHVVGLDFDPDSAGFQGALAQQNENRWARARMIAERLSKLGIDDLLEQATAAAGGDVPGRPHFAAVLTGESVVRNSAQAFKRYLGNGKAGDVKAYWPELPEVVRWINEAGGIAVLAHPRKYQLTATKLRELTADFRRAEGQAIEVSTSGQSSGDLGFLAELCRREGLLASQGSDFHFPGAPWCELGRITKMPDGLEPVWHSFRQPILSPAPV, translated from the coding sequence GTGACTATACCGCAAGACCCGGTTTTGTGCATCGACCTGCATTGCCACAGTACCGCCTCGGATGGCGCGCTATCGCCGTCGGCGCTGCTTGAGCGTGCGGCCGAGCGGGGTGTCAGCCACCTTGCATTGACGGATCATGACACGATTGGCGGGTTCGCCGAAGCCTGGGATGCGGCCGGAAAGCATGGTGTCACCCTGATTCCCGGGGTGGAACTGTCCTGCCTCTGGAAAAGCCGTACCATTCATGTTGTTGGGCTGGATTTCGATCCGGACAGTGCCGGATTCCAGGGCGCCCTGGCGCAGCAAAACGAGAATCGCTGGGCCCGGGCAAGGATGATTGCCGAACGGCTGAGCAAGCTTGGCATCGATGATCTGCTGGAACAGGCAACTGCTGCTGCAGGCGGCGATGTCCCGGGCCGTCCGCATTTTGCCGCAGTCCTGACGGGCGAGAGTGTCGTGCGTAACTCCGCGCAGGCGTTCAAGCGTTACCTCGGCAACGGCAAGGCCGGTGACGTAAAAGCCTACTGGCCGGAACTGCCGGAGGTGGTTCGCTGGATTAATGAGGCGGGCGGAATTGCCGTTCTTGCCCATCCACGGAAATACCAGCTCACTGCTACCAAACTCCGGGAGCTGACAGCCGATTTCCGGAGAGCGGAAGGGCAGGCGATTGAAGTTTCCACCTCGGGGCAGTCCAGCGGGGATCTGGGATTTCTGGCGGAGCTGTGCCGAAGGGAAGGGTTGTTGGCATCTCAGGGCAGTGATTTTCACTTTCCCGGAGCACCCTGGTGTGAGCTTGGTCGCATCACGAAAATGCCAGACGGGCTTGAGCCGGTCTGGCATTCATTCAGGCAGCCAATTCTGAGTCCTGCGCCGGTTTAA
- a CDS encoding YciI family protein, which yields MYYAIISEDVENSLPLRQTARPAHTERLQALKAEGRLLVAGPHPALDTPEPGEAGFTGSLVIAEFDSLEAAQAWADSDPYIEAGVYEKVTVKPFKAVLP from the coding sequence ATGTATTACGCCATTATCAGTGAAGATGTCGAAAACAGCCTGCCACTGCGCCAGACGGCGCGACCCGCTCACACTGAGCGCCTGCAGGCACTGAAAGCCGAGGGCAGATTGCTTGTTGCCGGCCCGCACCCCGCCCTGGACACACCGGAACCGGGTGAGGCTGGCTTTACCGGCAGCCTGGTGATTGCGGAGTTCGACTCACTGGAGGCAGCACAGGCATGGGCAGATTCTGACCCCTACATTGAGGCCGGCGTATACGAGAAGGTTACCGTGAAGCCGTTCAAGGCTGTATTACCGTGA
- a CDS encoding TIGR04211 family SH3 domain-containing protein yields the protein MTLFRLAISVLFAVSSIAVAQAKTVWVDDQLYLPVRSGAGTQYRIIENAVPSGTPLEVLDASDSAYTLVRTPKGTEGWVSSQYLSETPIAADRLRTANQQLENTRAELARVKEQLTQVTNERDALENSESSLSNRSQELQEELQRIKSIASDSINLSRRNRELLEENQKIRNDLEILTAENERLEASKEYDFMLLGAGLVLGGVLLALIIPMLKPTRKTDNWA from the coding sequence GTGACGCTTTTTCGCCTCGCCATCAGTGTGTTGTTTGCAGTGTCGTCAATTGCCGTTGCCCAGGCGAAAACGGTCTGGGTGGACGATCAGCTGTACCTTCCGGTGAGGTCTGGCGCAGGTACCCAGTACCGGATTATCGAGAATGCCGTGCCCAGTGGGACGCCCCTGGAAGTGCTCGATGCCTCCGATTCGGCTTACACCCTGGTTCGCACCCCCAAGGGTACGGAGGGCTGGGTCTCCAGCCAATATCTGAGCGAAACACCCATCGCCGCCGACCGTCTCCGGACAGCCAACCAACAGCTGGAAAATACCCGTGCGGAGCTCGCCCGGGTAAAAGAGCAACTGACCCAGGTAACCAACGAACGGGACGCTCTTGAAAACTCTGAATCGTCGCTTTCGAATCGCTCCCAGGAACTCCAGGAAGAACTTCAGCGCATCAAGAGTATCGCATCCGACTCTATCAATCTGTCGCGCCGCAACCGCGAACTCCTCGAGGAAAACCAGAAGATCCGCAACGACCTTGAGATCCTTACCGCGGAAAACGAACGCCTCGAAGCCAGCAAGGAGTATGACTTCATGCTACTCGGTGCCGGCCTGGTCCTCGGCGGTGTGTTGCTGGCACTGATTATTCCGATGCTCAAACCAACAAGAAAAACTGACAACTGGGCCTGA
- a CDS encoding PilZ domain-containing protein, protein MKDYSEKRDFHRMQVNSEIEITDSQGNRFTGVCRDLSAAGMQLYVEREVAVGEELQTVLHPTSDQFPPLETVCEVIRCEPEGEGYLLGTNISEVTR, encoded by the coding sequence ATGAAGGATTACTCGGAAAAGCGCGACTTTCACCGTATGCAGGTGAACTCTGAAATCGAAATTACCGACAGCCAGGGTAACAGGTTCACCGGCGTCTGCCGCGACCTGAGTGCAGCCGGCATGCAGCTCTATGTCGAGCGCGAGGTAGCCGTTGGCGAAGAACTGCAAACGGTCCTCCACCCCACAAGCGATCAGTTTCCTCCACTGGAAACCGTGTGCGAAGTCATTCGGTGTGAACCGGAGGGTGAAGGCTACCTGCTCGGAACGAACATCAGCGAAGTGACTCGCTGA
- the rraA gene encoding ribonuclease E activity regulator RraA yields the protein MTQIITPDLCDEFPEVQVVAPGFNNYGGNKAFGGEIVTVKCFEDNSVVKEQVGQPGNGRVMVVDGGASRRHALLGDMLAEKAASNGWAGLIIYGCVRDVDEIGNTALGVQALGTHPRKSEKRGLGDLNVPVTFHGVTFHPGHYVYADNNGIVVSEKPLV from the coding sequence GTGACACAGATTATTACCCCGGACCTGTGCGACGAGTTTCCGGAAGTGCAGGTTGTGGCGCCCGGCTTTAACAACTACGGCGGTAACAAGGCGTTTGGCGGCGAGATCGTTACCGTGAAATGCTTTGAAGACAATTCCGTGGTGAAGGAACAGGTTGGCCAGCCCGGCAATGGTCGGGTTATGGTGGTGGATGGTGGTGCCTCAAGGCGCCATGCACTGCTGGGCGACATGCTGGCGGAGAAGGCCGCCAGCAATGGCTGGGCCGGCCTGATTATCTATGGCTGTGTCCGGGACGTAGACGAGATTGGTAACACCGCACTGGGCGTTCAGGCCCTGGGGACTCATCCCCGGAAAAGTGAAAAACGCGGCCTTGGCGACCTGAATGTGCCGGTTACCTTCCACGGTGTAACCTTCCACCCGGGTCATTATGTCTATGCCGACAATAACGGCATTGTTGTTTCGGAGAAGCCCCTGGTCTGA
- the ppsA gene encoding phosphoenolpyruvate synthase, translating into MEDYIIWFDHLGMSDVDRVGGKNASLGEMISNLANAGVTVPGGFATTAHAYREFLAKDGLKERIDNVLDALDINDVNELARVGAQIREWIIDTPFPDVLEKALEEAFSALQDGNDRMAVAVRSSATAEDLPDASFAGQQETFLNVVGLQQVRTSVKEVFASLFNDRAISYRVHHGFDHKMVALSAGIQKMVRSETAASGVMFTLDTESGFRDVVFVTASYGLGETVVQGAVNPDEFYVHKPTLEAGRPAVLRRNLGSKAIKMVYHSSPGEGQFVETVKVGQDERNRFCITDAEVEDLARQAMIIEKHYQRPMDIEWAKDGDDGKIYIVQARPETVKSRASANVMERYLLNETGNVLVEGRSIGHKIGSGPVKVITSIKEMDRVQAGDVLVTDMTDPDWEPVMKRASAIVTDRGGRTCHAAIIARELGIPAVVGCGDATEVLKDGQEVTVSCAEGDTGLIYEGALDFELRENTVDSMPDIPFKIMMNVGNPDRAFDFQGLPNEGVGLARLEFIINRMIGVHPKALLNFDGLPRDIRQTVEKRISGYSSPVDFYVDKLVEGISTLAAAFAPKKVIVRLSDFKSNEYANLIGGTLYEPDEENPMLGFRGASRYISETFRDCFELECRALKKVRNEMGLTNVEVMVPFVRTVGEAEQVVSLLAENGLKRGENGLRVIMMCELPANAILAEQFLEHFDGFSIGSNDLTQLTLGLDRDSGIIAHLFDERNDAVKALLASAIQACKKADKYIGICGQGPSDHPDLAKWLMDQGIDSVSLNPDSVLDTWFFLADEKID; encoded by the coding sequence TTGGAAGATTACATTATCTGGTTTGATCACCTGGGAATGTCCGATGTCGACCGGGTGGGCGGGAAGAACGCCTCCCTCGGCGAAATGATCAGTAATCTCGCCAACGCAGGTGTTACCGTTCCAGGTGGTTTTGCCACGACAGCACACGCCTATCGCGAATTTCTGGCCAAAGACGGCCTGAAAGAGCGAATCGATAATGTCCTGGATGCTCTGGACATCAATGATGTCAACGAGCTGGCCCGTGTAGGCGCTCAGATTCGTGAGTGGATTATTGACACACCCTTCCCGGATGTCCTGGAAAAGGCCCTGGAAGAGGCGTTCTCAGCGCTTCAGGATGGCAATGATCGCATGGCCGTTGCGGTCCGTTCCTCAGCCACCGCCGAGGACTTGCCAGATGCCTCGTTTGCCGGCCAGCAGGAAACCTTCCTGAACGTGGTGGGGCTGCAGCAGGTGCGCACCTCGGTTAAAGAAGTGTTTGCTTCGCTGTTCAACGACCGGGCCATCTCTTACCGTGTCCACCATGGTTTCGATCACAAGATGGTTGCTCTTTCTGCCGGCATTCAGAAAATGGTTCGCAGTGAAACCGCGGCCAGTGGCGTTATGTTCACCCTCGACACCGAATCCGGGTTCCGGGATGTGGTTTTTGTAACGGCCTCTTATGGCCTCGGCGAAACCGTTGTCCAGGGTGCCGTGAACCCCGATGAATTCTATGTCCACAAGCCGACACTGGAGGCTGGGCGCCCGGCGGTATTGCGCCGCAACCTGGGCAGCAAGGCCATCAAGATGGTTTACCATTCAAGCCCCGGTGAAGGCCAGTTCGTGGAAACGGTCAAGGTTGGGCAGGACGAGCGTAACCGCTTCTGCATTACCGATGCCGAGGTGGAAGATCTGGCCCGTCAGGCGATGATTATCGAGAAGCACTACCAGCGCCCGATGGATATCGAGTGGGCGAAGGATGGCGACGACGGCAAGATCTACATCGTTCAGGCCCGTCCTGAAACCGTCAAGAGCCGCGCCTCCGCCAACGTGATGGAGCGGTACCTGTTGAACGAAACCGGCAATGTGCTGGTGGAAGGTCGCAGTATCGGCCACAAGATTGGCAGCGGCCCGGTGAAGGTTATTACCAGCATCAAGGAAATGGATCGCGTTCAGGCCGGCGACGTGCTGGTGACAGACATGACCGACCCGGACTGGGAACCGGTCATGAAGCGGGCCTCCGCCATCGTGACGGATCGAGGCGGTCGTACCTGCCACGCAGCCATTATTGCCCGTGAGCTGGGTATTCCGGCGGTGGTCGGTTGTGGTGACGCGACCGAGGTTTTGAAAGATGGTCAGGAAGTGACGGTTTCCTGTGCCGAGGGCGACACCGGTCTGATTTACGAAGGTGCCCTGGACTTCGAGCTGCGGGAAAATACCGTTGACTCCATGCCCGATATTCCGTTCAAGATCATGATGAACGTCGGCAACCCGGACCGTGCCTTTGATTTCCAGGGGTTGCCCAATGAAGGCGTTGGCCTGGCCCGCCTCGAGTTCATCATCAACCGGATGATTGGCGTGCACCCCAAGGCCCTGCTGAACTTTGACGGGTTGCCCCGGGACATCAGGCAGACCGTTGAAAAACGCATTTCGGGCTATTCGTCTCCGGTCGATTTCTACGTGGACAAACTGGTGGAGGGTATTTCCACCCTGGCAGCCGCGTTTGCGCCGAAAAAGGTCATTGTGCGGCTGTCGGACTTCAAGTCCAACGAGTACGCCAACCTGATTGGCGGCACCCTGTACGAGCCGGATGAAGAAAATCCGATGCTGGGTTTCCGTGGCGCATCCCGCTACATCTCCGAAACGTTCCGCGATTGCTTTGAGCTGGAATGCCGCGCCCTGAAAAAGGTGCGCAACGAGATGGGGCTGACCAATGTGGAAGTGATGGTGCCGTTTGTTCGCACCGTTGGTGAGGCGGAACAGGTGGTTAGCCTGCTGGCGGAGAATGGTCTGAAGCGAGGTGAGAACGGCCTTCGTGTGATCATGATGTGTGAGCTGCCGGCCAACGCGATTCTGGCCGAACAGTTCCTTGAGCATTTTGACGGCTTCTCCATCGGTTCCAATGATCTGACTCAGCTTACCCTGGGGCTGGACCGGGATTCCGGCATCATCGCCCACCTGTTCGATGAGCGTAACGACGCCGTCAAGGCATTGCTGGCCAGCGCCATTCAGGCCTGCAAGAAAGCAGATAAGTACATTGGTATCTGCGGGCAGGGGCCATCGGATCATCCGGATCTTGCCAAGTGGCTGATGGATCAGGGCATTGATTCCGTTTCCCTGAATCCGGATTCGGTGCTGGATACCTGGTTTTTCCTGGCCGACGAAAAGATCGACTGA
- a CDS encoding pyruvate, water dikinase regulatory protein has product MKRTAFFISDGTGLTAEALGHSLLAQFEKIEFERVTVPYIADEEKAREMVTRINKAAETDGARPLVFDTIVNSDIRDIISTAEGFMVDIFGTFLKPLEQELQSSSSYTVGKSHSINNEGSYERRIKAVNFALDNDDGARTRYYDEADLILVGASRSGKTPTCLYLALQYGVKAANYPITEEDLEDQQIPGALKPHKEKVFGLTIDPERLATIRNERRPNSRYSSIRQCMHEIEEIELMYRRERIPYLNTTAYSVEEISTRIMVSTGLKRNR; this is encoded by the coding sequence ATGAAACGCACTGCTTTTTTCATTTCCGATGGCACCGGCCTGACTGCCGAGGCACTGGGGCACAGTCTTCTGGCCCAGTTTGAAAAAATCGAGTTTGAACGGGTGACCGTTCCCTACATTGCGGACGAAGAAAAAGCCCGCGAAATGGTCACACGCATCAACAAGGCCGCCGAAACAGACGGCGCAAGGCCACTGGTTTTCGACACCATCGTGAACAGCGACATCCGGGATATCATCTCCACAGCCGAGGGTTTCATGGTGGATATTTTCGGAACCTTTCTCAAACCCCTGGAGCAGGAGCTGCAGTCATCTTCTTCCTACACCGTGGGAAAATCTCACTCAATCAATAACGAGGGCAGTTACGAGCGGCGGATCAAGGCCGTCAATTTTGCGCTGGATAACGACGATGGCGCCCGGACACGATATTACGATGAAGCGGACCTGATTCTGGTGGGTGCTTCCCGAAGCGGAAAAACCCCCACCTGCCTCTATCTCGCGCTGCAATACGGCGTCAAGGCCGCCAATTATCCGATTACCGAGGAGGATCTGGAGGATCAGCAGATCCCGGGCGCCCTGAAGCCCCACAAGGAGAAAGTCTTCGGGCTGACCATCGATCCCGAGCGCCTCGCCACCATACGCAACGAGCGCCGCCCCAACTCCCGGTATTCCTCAATCAGGCAGTGCATGCATGAAATCGAGGAAATCGAGCTGATGTACCGGCGTGAGCGCATTCCCTACCTGAATACCACGGCCTATTCAGTGGAAGAGATTTCGACACGGATTATGGTGAGCACCGGGCTGAAGCGGAATCGCTGA